In Pieris napi chromosome 2, ilPieNapi1.2, whole genome shotgun sequence, the following proteins share a genomic window:
- the LOC125062829 gene encoding death-associated inhibitor of apoptosis 1-like isoform X3 — protein MPILVDSKHRNGAANTASPITPQMMSQLFKRRPLVGQLVLPTPGCESNSTSPSTSPTAVSPTSSTDKTDNRDPLSFYPEDMHREEERLKTFDKWPVTFISPESLARNGFYYLGRGDEVRCAFCKVEIMRWVEGDDPAQDHSRWAPQCPFLRRQMGAGNVPLDAAVSGGRDECGVRAPVTAAPVRMPGPVHSRYASEAARLRTFADWPRSMRQKPEELAEAGFFYTGHGDKTKCFYCDGGLKDWENDDVPWEQHARWFDRCAYVQLVKGRDYVQKVLAEAAIAEAPKKEKDTSNGDPAPPTNTNTNISPENEDIPVEDTKLCKICFAEERNVCFVPCGHVVACAKCALSTDKCPMCRRTFTNAVRLYFS, from the exons ATGCCTATTTTAGTGGATAGCAAACACAGAAATG GGGCCGCCAACACTGCTTCGCCCATAACGCCTCAGATGATGAGCCAATTGTTCAAGAGACGACCACTAGTAGGCCAACTAGTCTTACCGACGCCAGGATGCGAGTCAAATTCCACTTCACCGTCAACATCACCCACGGCAGTTTCGCCTACTTCTTCCACCGATAAAACTGACAACCGGGATCCACTGAGCTTCTATCCTGAAGACATGCACAGAGAGGAGGAGAGGCTCAAAACATTCGATAAATGGCCAGTAACGTTCATATCGCCAGAATCTCTCGCGAGAAATGGATTTTATTATCTCGGTCGCGGTGACGAAGTGCGTTGCGCCTTCTGTAAGGTGGAAATAATGAGATGGGTCGAGGGAGACGACCCAGCACAGGATCATAGTCGTTGGGCACCGCAGTGTCCCTTTCTGAGACGTCAGATGGGTGCTGGAAACGTTCCCCTCGATGCAGCTGTCAGCGGAGGTCGCGATGAATGCGGCGTGAGAGCGCCGGTCACCGCGGCGCCTGTGCGCATGCCGGGCCCCGTACACTCCAGATACGCGTCCGAGGCTGCTCGTCTTCGCACCTTTGCCGACTGGCCTAGAAGTATGCGCCAAAAGCCAGAAGAACTGGCGGAAGCTGGCTTTTTTTACACGGGTCACGGCGACAAAACCAAATGCTTTTACTGTGATGGGGGCCTTAAGGACTGGGAAAATGACGACGTCCCATGGGAGCAACACGCCCGTTGGTTTGACCGATGCGCTTACGTCCAGTTAGTGAAAGGTCGCGACTACGTACAGAAAGTCTTAGCCGAAGCGGCTATCGCCGAGGCGCCTAAGAAGGAGAAAGATACGTCAAACGGAGACCCCGCTCCACCCACGAATACAAACACAAACATCTCGCCTGAGAACGAAGATATCCCCGTGGAGGACAcgaaattatgtaaaatttgttTCGCCGAAGAAAGAAACGTGTGTTTCGTGCCCTGCGGCCACGTGGTGGCCTGTGCCAAATGTGCCCTGTCCACAGATAAATGCCCGATGTGCCGAAGGACGTTTACGAATGCAGTGCGCCTGTACTTTTCGTGA
- the LOC125062829 gene encoding death-associated inhibitor of apoptosis 1-like isoform X2 → MCFKYIVYLLGLQMDSLRGAANTASPITPQMMSQLFKRRPLVGQLVLPTPGCESNSTSPSTSPTAVSPTSSTDKTDNRDPLSFYPEDMHREEERLKTFDKWPVTFISPESLARNGFYYLGRGDEVRCAFCKVEIMRWVEGDDPAQDHSRWAPQCPFLRRQMGAGNVPLDAAVSGGRDECGVRAPVTAAPVRMPGPVHSRYASEAARLRTFADWPRSMRQKPEELAEAGFFYTGHGDKTKCFYCDGGLKDWENDDVPWEQHARWFDRCAYVQLVKGRDYVQKVLAEAAIAEAPKKEKDTSNGDPAPPTNTNTNISPENEDIPVEDTKLCKICFAEERNVCFVPCGHVVACAKCALSTDKCPMCRRTFTNAVRLYFS, encoded by the exons ATGtgctttaaatatatagtgtATTTACTTGGATTGCAAATGGATTCTTTGAGAG GGGCCGCCAACACTGCTTCGCCCATAACGCCTCAGATGATGAGCCAATTGTTCAAGAGACGACCACTAGTAGGCCAACTAGTCTTACCGACGCCAGGATGCGAGTCAAATTCCACTTCACCGTCAACATCACCCACGGCAGTTTCGCCTACTTCTTCCACCGATAAAACTGACAACCGGGATCCACTGAGCTTCTATCCTGAAGACATGCACAGAGAGGAGGAGAGGCTCAAAACATTCGATAAATGGCCAGTAACGTTCATATCGCCAGAATCTCTCGCGAGAAATGGATTTTATTATCTCGGTCGCGGTGACGAAGTGCGTTGCGCCTTCTGTAAGGTGGAAATAATGAGATGGGTCGAGGGAGACGACCCAGCACAGGATCATAGTCGTTGGGCACCGCAGTGTCCCTTTCTGAGACGTCAGATGGGTGCTGGAAACGTTCCCCTCGATGCAGCTGTCAGCGGAGGTCGCGATGAATGCGGCGTGAGAGCGCCGGTCACCGCGGCGCCTGTGCGCATGCCGGGCCCCGTACACTCCAGATACGCGTCCGAGGCTGCTCGTCTTCGCACCTTTGCCGACTGGCCTAGAAGTATGCGCCAAAAGCCAGAAGAACTGGCGGAAGCTGGCTTTTTTTACACGGGTCACGGCGACAAAACCAAATGCTTTTACTGTGATGGGGGCCTTAAGGACTGGGAAAATGACGACGTCCCATGGGAGCAACACGCCCGTTGGTTTGACCGATGCGCTTACGTCCAGTTAGTGAAAGGTCGCGACTACGTACAGAAAGTCTTAGCCGAAGCGGCTATCGCCGAGGCGCCTAAGAAGGAGAAAGATACGTCAAACGGAGACCCCGCTCCACCCACGAATACAAACACAAACATCTCGCCTGAGAACGAAGATATCCCCGTGGAGGACAcgaaattatgtaaaatttgttTCGCCGAAGAAAGAAACGTGTGTTTCGTGCCCTGCGGCCACGTGGTGGCCTGTGCCAAATGTGCCCTGTCCACAGATAAATGCCCGATGTGCCGAAGGACGTTTACGAATGCAGTGCGCCTGTACTTTTCGTGA
- the LOC125062829 gene encoding death-associated inhibitor of apoptosis 1-like isoform X1, with amino-acid sequence MEHGLDPDGNEAAVAGTSAGAANTASPITPQMMSQLFKRRPLVGQLVLPTPGCESNSTSPSTSPTAVSPTSSTDKTDNRDPLSFYPEDMHREEERLKTFDKWPVTFISPESLARNGFYYLGRGDEVRCAFCKVEIMRWVEGDDPAQDHSRWAPQCPFLRRQMGAGNVPLDAAVSGGRDECGVRAPVTAAPVRMPGPVHSRYASEAARLRTFADWPRSMRQKPEELAEAGFFYTGHGDKTKCFYCDGGLKDWENDDVPWEQHARWFDRCAYVQLVKGRDYVQKVLAEAAIAEAPKKEKDTSNGDPAPPTNTNTNISPENEDIPVEDTKLCKICFAEERNVCFVPCGHVVACAKCALSTDKCPMCRRTFTNAVRLYFS; translated from the exons ATGGAACATGGGCTGGATCCCGATGGAAATGAAGCTGCCGTTGCAGGCACGTCAGCGG GGGCCGCCAACACTGCTTCGCCCATAACGCCTCAGATGATGAGCCAATTGTTCAAGAGACGACCACTAGTAGGCCAACTAGTCTTACCGACGCCAGGATGCGAGTCAAATTCCACTTCACCGTCAACATCACCCACGGCAGTTTCGCCTACTTCTTCCACCGATAAAACTGACAACCGGGATCCACTGAGCTTCTATCCTGAAGACATGCACAGAGAGGAGGAGAGGCTCAAAACATTCGATAAATGGCCAGTAACGTTCATATCGCCAGAATCTCTCGCGAGAAATGGATTTTATTATCTCGGTCGCGGTGACGAAGTGCGTTGCGCCTTCTGTAAGGTGGAAATAATGAGATGGGTCGAGGGAGACGACCCAGCACAGGATCATAGTCGTTGGGCACCGCAGTGTCCCTTTCTGAGACGTCAGATGGGTGCTGGAAACGTTCCCCTCGATGCAGCTGTCAGCGGAGGTCGCGATGAATGCGGCGTGAGAGCGCCGGTCACCGCGGCGCCTGTGCGCATGCCGGGCCCCGTACACTCCAGATACGCGTCCGAGGCTGCTCGTCTTCGCACCTTTGCCGACTGGCCTAGAAGTATGCGCCAAAAGCCAGAAGAACTGGCGGAAGCTGGCTTTTTTTACACGGGTCACGGCGACAAAACCAAATGCTTTTACTGTGATGGGGGCCTTAAGGACTGGGAAAATGACGACGTCCCATGGGAGCAACACGCCCGTTGGTTTGACCGATGCGCTTACGTCCAGTTAGTGAAAGGTCGCGACTACGTACAGAAAGTCTTAGCCGAAGCGGCTATCGCCGAGGCGCCTAAGAAGGAGAAAGATACGTCAAACGGAGACCCCGCTCCACCCACGAATACAAACACAAACATCTCGCCTGAGAACGAAGATATCCCCGTGGAGGACAcgaaattatgtaaaatttgttTCGCCGAAGAAAGAAACGTGTGTTTCGTGCCCTGCGGCCACGTGGTGGCCTGTGCCAAATGTGCCCTGTCCACAGATAAATGCCCGATGTGCCGAAGGACGTTTACGAATGCAGTGCGCCTGTACTTTTCGTGA